AAAAGATAATGAAGAATTTTATGAATGTTGGGAAAGATTTaaagatttattattaaaatgtcCCCACCATGGTTTTGAAAATGgagacttgtaaaatatttttatgatggtTTAACCCCTTCAAACCGACAAATGATTCAATCTATGCATActggaaatttttttaaattacaagGGCAAGAGGCTTGGGAAGCTCTTGAAGAATTATCTGTTAATTCACAACAATGGAATTATTCTGAGCCTACGTCTAGAGCAAATAATTCACCCAAAAGACGAGGaaaatatgaaattaaagaagaaactAATTTGAGAAcatcttttgaaaaattagcaAGAAAAGTAGAAGCCTTAGTCATAAGTCAAACTATGAATTCTCATGTTCAACCTAAAAAAGAGGTTTGTGCTAGTACTTGTCATAATGATCAATTATTTCCTTCTTTTCTTGAAACATTTTCCGAAGAGGCTAATGCATTACATTCATATGGTAAACCAAATGATAGCCCATTTTCTAACACATACAATCCTAATTGGAGAAACCATCCCAATTTTTCATGGAGACAAAACCAACCACAAATGAACCAAGGAAACCAATTCAACATGCCAAATCCGAATCATGCCCAACCAAGTCAACCTTACCCTCTACAAAGAAAGCCTTCCTTAGAAGACACTTTACAACAATTCATGCAATCCACCCAACAAATCATGCAAAATCAATCTCAATCCATTGCCAAACTTGAGACACAATTGGGTCAACTTGCCAATGCCGTAACTGAGAGAGAAAAAGGGAGATTTCCTAGCCAACCCATCCCAAATCCTAAAGGCCAATATGAAGTAGGAGTTCCTAGTCATAAAGAAGAAGCCAAGTCTATTTCAACACTTAGGTCCGGAAAATAAATTGCCAAACCCGATTACATACCTCAAGTTGAAAAAGACCAAAGTCAACCTCAAAATTCCAACACAAATGACTTGTCAAAAGATAATGATCAAATTCTTCCTTCCATTCCAAAAGCTCCTTTTCCACAAAGATTACTTCCACTCAAAAAAGGCAACCAATATAGTGACATCTTAGAAGTGTTTAAACATGTAATTATCAACATCCCATTCTTAGATGCCATTAAACAAATTCCTGCCTACTCCAAATTCCTGAAAGACCTTTGCACTGTTAAAAGAAACACTGATGTTCCAAAAAAGACATTTTTAACTGAACAAGTTAGCTCAATAATTCAATATAAAAGCCTTGTGAAATATAAAGATCCTGGTTGTCTAACAATTTCATGCATCATTGGTGATCATTTTATTAACAAAGCTTTACTTGATTTAGGAGCTAGTGTGAATTTATTGCCTTACTCTGTTTATAAGCAACTTGGTCTAGGAGAATTAAAACCAGCTTCTATAACACTTCAATTAGCTGATCGTTCTGTGAAAATTCCTAGAGGT
This Cannabis sativa cultivar Pink pepper isolate KNU-18-1 chromosome 6, ASM2916894v1, whole genome shotgun sequence DNA region includes the following protein-coding sequences:
- the LOC133039325 gene encoding uncharacterized protein LOC133039325, which gives rise to MNSHVQPKKEVCASTCHNDQLFPSFLETFSEEANALHSYGKPNDSPFSNTYNPNWRNHPNFSWRQNQPQMNQGNQFNMPNPNHAQPSQPYPLQRKPSLEDTLQQFMQSTQQIMQNQSQSIAKLETQLGQLANAVTEREKGRFPSQPIPNPKGQYEVGVPSHKEEANDILEVFKHVIINIPFLDAIKQIPAYSKFLKDLCTVKRNTDVPKKTFLTEQVSSIIQYKSLVKYKDPGCLTISCIIGDHFINKALLDLGASVNLLPYSVYKQLGLGELKPASITLQLADRSVKIPRGIIEDVLIKVDKFYFPVDFIVLDTQPVENAHAQIPIILGRPFLATSNAIINCRNGVLKLSFGNMTVELNVFNVAKSVECEEIHEGNMINTENMFEMDMNESFETYAKMFGMCLNVDDFIHDDNYLLESTPLMDTEKWKAKIEPCISLEHVESTPEPPK